A portion of the Luxibacter massiliensis genome contains these proteins:
- a CDS encoding iron-containing alcohol dehydrogenase — MKDFTFYSPTYFVFGKEKEREAGHYVKRFGGSKVLIHYGGGSVKRSGLLGRVKESLEQEGLEYTELGGVKPNPRSGLVYEGIELCRKEGVDFVLAVGGGSTIDSAKAIAAGAVYEGDFWDFYQGKVIERALPVGTILTIAAAGSEGSPDSVITKEDGMFKRGATGEGIRPAFSILNPALTQTLPAYQTACGATDIMAHVFERYFTNTKDVEITDRLCEGILLTMVKEVPKVITDPDDYEARANIMWAGMVAHNNICGVGRDQDWASHDIEHELSAVYDCAHGAGLAVIFPAWMQYNVGHDPMRFAQIAVRLWGCQMDFKNPVNTALDGIQAFKQFLRSIGMPVTFGEIGAKEEDIEAMAQKCCFGDNRGGKVGGFVKLGKTDVENIYRLAL, encoded by the coding sequence GGGGAAGCAAGGTGCTGATCCATTATGGAGGGGGAAGTGTAAAGCGTTCAGGGCTTCTTGGCAGGGTAAAAGAGTCTCTTGAGCAAGAAGGCCTGGAGTATACTGAGTTGGGCGGCGTGAAACCCAATCCGAGAAGCGGGCTGGTATATGAGGGGATTGAACTGTGCAGAAAAGAGGGCGTGGATTTTGTCTTGGCTGTGGGCGGCGGAAGTACCATTGATTCTGCCAAAGCTATTGCTGCAGGTGCTGTCTATGAAGGAGATTTCTGGGATTTTTATCAGGGGAAAGTCATTGAGCGTGCGCTGCCAGTGGGTACCATTTTGACAATAGCAGCCGCAGGAAGTGAAGGTTCTCCTGATTCTGTTATAACAAAAGAAGATGGAATGTTCAAAAGGGGGGCCACTGGGGAGGGAATCAGGCCGGCGTTTTCTATCTTAAATCCGGCCCTTACACAGACGCTTCCTGCGTATCAGACAGCCTGTGGAGCAACAGATATAATGGCCCATGTATTTGAGCGCTATTTTACGAATACAAAGGATGTGGAGATTACAGACCGGCTCTGTGAAGGGATCCTGCTCACAATGGTAAAAGAGGTTCCGAAAGTAATCACAGATCCAGACGACTATGAGGCCCGGGCAAATATTATGTGGGCAGGCATGGTGGCCCACAATAATATCTGCGGCGTAGGGCGGGATCAGGATTGGGCCAGCCATGATATAGAGCACGAGTTAAGCGCTGTCTATGACTGCGCCCATGGTGCCGGGCTTGCAGTAATCTTTCCCGCATGGATGCAATATAATGTGGGGCATGACCCTATGCGTTTTGCCCAGATAGCAGTCAGGCTGTGGGGATGCCAAATGGACTTTAAGAATCCTGTGAATACGGCTCTGGATGGGATTCAAGCGTTTAAACAGTTTCTGCGGTCTATCGGCATGCCTGTGACATTTGGGGAAATAGGCGCCAAAGAAGAGGATATTGAGGCCATGGCCCAGAAGTGTTGTTTTGGAGATAACAGAGGAGGCAAGGTTGGAGGATTTGTAAAGCTGGGAAAAACAGACGTAGAGAATATTTACCGGCTGGCGCTCTGA